The proteins below are encoded in one region of Macrobrachium rosenbergii isolate ZJJX-2024 unplaced genomic scaffold, ASM4041242v1 282, whole genome shotgun sequence:
- the LOC136838255 gene encoding uncharacterized protein: MKEGKLRKSRSAACGWMTRSSNALMDLLGDRQVSKVELQDAVDDFDRRLAHLDEVQSALELEIGNPQDLEEDIEYADKFRRQVRVPRIQAAQRLLALEKLEKPPSESGSADSLAQCNVRLPKLELPKFSGVLTEWQSFWDRFVALVDDSDIPIISKFCYLQSLLQGEAKSVIQGLSQTSANYPTACKMLKERFGRPERIIFAHIQALLGITIPAKNPSSRNVSSLWKLQD; the protein is encoded by the coding sequence ATGAAGGAAGGAAAGCTGAGGAAGAGCCGGTCGGCCGCCTGTGGATGGATGACCCGTTCGTCGAATGCACTGATGGATTTGCTTGGCGATCGACAAGTGAGCAAGGTAGAACTGCAAGATGCTGTGGATGACTTTGATCGACGTCTAGCTCATTTGGATGAAGTGCAGTCCGCCCTGGAGCTAGAAATTGGTAACCCACAGGACTTAGAAGAAGACATTGAGTATGCTGATAAGTTTCGGCGTCAGGTAAGGGTTCCTAGAATACAGGCTGCCCAAAGGTTATTAGCCCTGGAGAAACTTGAGAAGCCACCAAGTGAGAGTGGGTCTGCGGATTCTTTAGCCCAATGTAATGTGCGACTGCCTAAATTAGAATTACCTAAGTTTAGTGGAGTTTTGACTGAATGGCAGTCATTTTGGGACAGATTTGTGGCATTGGTAGATGATTCTGATATCCCGATTATTAGTAAATTCTGTTATTTACAGTCACTGTTACAAGGGGAGGCAAAATCAGTAATACAGGGGTTATCCCAGACTAGTGCTAATTACCCCACAGcctgtaaaatgttaaaggaacGGTTTGGTAGGCCTGAACGTATTATTTTTGCACATATTCAGGCCCTTCTTGGAATCACTATACCTGCTAAGAATCCTAGTTCTAGAAATGTTTCCTCTTTGTGGAAATTACAGGATTAA